From a region of the Heliangelus exortis chromosome 19, bHelExo1.hap1, whole genome shotgun sequence genome:
- the TCHP gene encoding trichoplein keratin filament-binding protein, whose amino-acid sequence MAPAVGCGRRAMARGWAPERWAAERRRELETRSRQQWERASRSFARDAVYCYQQARWSDPRVLPRPSPAAVLREAEEAAARLEERRSRLRRLLGEEREALAGELRELRRDGGTELGGMRQRSEELRAGREERRRKVAEQLLYERWKRNTAELREVESELHKKHVVEAWGDQIMQKNKQEKTELEEKKRYENEYETARREALERMRQEEEKRRVEEKQQAERLLQQMEELKLQETEARKLKKEQENLLKQQWELENLEEERKKMEEQRKKKELGRFLKHQCEVQLQRRAQQIQQELETDRQILLSLLEEEDEDQQRRCARRQRAVADAAWMKGVIEEQLQLEKEREAQLQTIFKEEAKKVWEKREEEWEREKKARDRLMTEVLAGRQRQIQEKMELNRRAQEESIKYREELIRELEEAKEQRRKEREQEEELKAARRQELEAQLSERRERECEEQQRQREEEAEERAARQRWEELVRQEAGHMAERGHRSRLYSYPRAAWT is encoded by the exons ATGGCGCCGGCCGTTGGGTGCGGGCGGCGGGCGATGGCGCGGGGCTGGGCCCCGGAGCGCTGGGCCGCGGAACGGCGCCGGGAGCTGGAGACGCGGAGCCGGCAGCAGTGGGAGCGGGCCAGCCGCTCCTTCGCCCGGGACGCCGTTTACTGCTACCAGCAAGCGCGGTGGAGCGACCCCAGAGTCCTCCCGAGACCCAG CCCGGCGGCGGTGCTACGGGAggcggaggaggcggcggcgcgGCTGGAGGAGCGGAGGTCGAGACTGCGGcggctgctgggggaggagcGGGAGGCGCTGGCGGGGGAGCTGCGGGAGCTGCGGCGGGACGGCGGCACCGAGCTGGGCGGGATGCGGCAGCGGAGCGAGGAGCTGCGAGCCGGGCGGGAGGAGCggaggaggaag GTGGCGGAGCAGCTGCTGTACGAGCGCTGGAAGAGAAACACCGCGGAGCTGCGGGAG GTGGAGTCGGAGCTGCACAAGAAGCACGTGGTGGAGGCTTGGGGTGATCAGATAATGCAAAAAAACAAG caagaaaaaactgAACTTGAAGAGAAAAAACGTTATGAAAATGAATATGAAACTGCTCGAAGGGAAGCGCTGGAAAGAATGAGACAAGAGGAGGAGAAACGTCGggtggaagagaagcagcaagcagagaggctgctgcaACAAATGGAAGAGCTGAAATTACAGGAGACAGAG gcaagaaagctgaaaaaagaacaagagaatTTGTTAAagcagcagtgggagctggagaacttggaggaagaaaggaaaaaaatggaagagcagcggaagaagaaagagcttGG GCGATTTTTGAAGCATCAGTGTGAGGTGCAGCTACAGAGACGAGCCCAGCAGATCCAGCAGGAGCTG gagaCAGACCGACAGATCTTGTTGTCCCTcctggaggaggaagatgaggatcAGCAGCGCCGGTGCGCGCGCAGACAGCGAGCTGTGGCTGATGCTGCCTGGATGAAAGGTGTCATTGAGGAACAGCTCcagctggaaaaggagagggaggcTCAGCTCCAGACTATTTTTAA AGAAGAAGCTAAAAAAGtgtgggagaaaagggaagaagaatgggaaagggagaagaaggcCAGAGATCGCCTGATGACTGAG GTCCTTGCAGGGAGGCAGCGCCAGATCCAGGAGAAGATGGAGTTAAACAGAAGAGCTCAGGAGGAGTCCATAAAGTACCGAGAGGAGCTGATCAGAGAACTGGAAGAGgcaaaagagcagaggaggaaagagagggagcaggaggaggagctgaaggcagcccgcaggcaggagctggaggcacaG ctgtCGGAGCGCCGGGAACGGGAATGTGAGGAGCAGCAGCgtcagagggaggaggaggcagaggagcgGGCAGCCCGGCAGCGCTGGGAGGAGCTGGTGCGGCAGGAGGCCGGGCACATGGCAGAGAGGGGGCACCGCAGCAGG CTCTACAGCTaccccagagcagcctggaCCTGA